One genomic segment of Bacteroidia bacterium includes these proteins:
- a CDS encoding RNA polymerase sigma factor RpoD/SigA, translated as MRQLKITKQVTNRDTASLEKYLQEIGRLELITAEDEVTLAQRIKQGDQAALERLVNANLRFVVSVSKQYQNQGLTLPDLINEGNLGLIKAAQRFDETRGFKFISYAVWWIRQSILQALAEQSRIVRLPLNKIGSLNKINKTFARLEQEYEREPSVEEIARAMDMSEQEVEDALKSAGRHISMDAPLADDSDSGNLYDVYKSNDLPSPDDELMNDSLRREIERILHSLHPREAEIVRYFYGISGRRQLTLDEIGMKFDLTRERVRQIKEKAIRRLKLSSKSRNLKTYLG; from the coding sequence ATGAGACAACTAAAAATTACCAAACAGGTCACCAACCGGGATACCGCTTCCTTGGAGAAGTATCTTCAAGAAATTGGCCGTTTGGAACTTATTACTGCCGAGGATGAAGTCACGCTTGCTCAACGTATAAAGCAAGGCGACCAAGCCGCACTCGAACGCCTGGTAAATGCCAATCTGCGTTTCGTAGTATCAGTTTCCAAACAATACCAAAACCAAGGTCTTACTTTACCCGACTTAATTAATGAAGGGAACTTAGGACTTATCAAAGCCGCTCAACGTTTCGATGAAACTAGAGGGTTTAAATTTATTTCTTACGCCGTTTGGTGGATTCGACAATCCATTCTTCAAGCTTTGGCCGAACAAAGCCGGATTGTACGTTTGCCTCTAAACAAAATTGGCTCCCTGAATAAGATTAATAAAACCTTTGCCCGCCTGGAACAAGAATATGAAAGAGAACCTTCAGTAGAAGAAATAGCCAGGGCAATGGATATGTCGGAACAGGAAGTTGAAGATGCCTTGAAAAGCGCTGGTCGACATATTTCTATGGACGCTCCATTGGCCGACGATAGCGATTCAGGAAATTTATACGATGTTTATAAAAGCAATGACTTACCCAGTCCGGATGATGAATTAATGAACGATTCACTTCGAAGAGAAATTGAACGTATTTTACATTCACTTCACCCCAGAGAGGCCGAAATAGTTAGATACTTTTATGGCATCAGCGGACGTAGACAGTTAACCTTGGATGAAATTGGTATGAAGTTCGATTTGACCAGGGAAAGGGTTCGCCAAATCAAAGAAAAGGCCATCCGCCGTCTAAAATTGTCCTCAAAAAGTAGAAATCTTAAAACCTATTTGGGTTAA
- the thiL gene encoding thiamine-phosphate kinase, whose product MFENKEGRTELTEMGEFGLIEHLTKHIEIVNPETVLGVGDDAAVFDPNGQVVVTTDMLVEGVHFDLSYVPLKHLGYKAVVVNLSDVYAMNAIPKQFLCSLAISNRFSLEALEELYSGMMLACKRYKVDFVGGDTTTSLSGLVISGTALGMVNKENLVKRNGAKVNDLICVSGDLGAAFAGLQILEREKLIYLENPGVQPDLEGKDYVLERQLKPEARKEIIQLFNSLGVVPTAMLDISDGLSSELLHLAKNSNVGVAIYEERLPIDEQTYEIGKELSIDPTTCALNGGEDYELLFTISQSDYDKIKGKEEIHIIGHITEPSAGKIMVTRGGHAIDLKAQGWNAFKPNSN is encoded by the coding sequence ATGTTTGAAAATAAGGAAGGAAGAACCGAGCTTACCGAAATGGGTGAGTTCGGATTAATAGAGCATCTTACTAAGCACATCGAAATCGTAAATCCCGAAACCGTTTTGGGCGTTGGTGACGATGCAGCCGTATTTGATCCAAATGGACAAGTAGTTGTAACCACCGATATGCTTGTCGAAGGTGTTCATTTTGATTTATCGTACGTTCCCTTAAAACACCTGGGATACAAAGCTGTAGTGGTAAACCTTAGCGATGTTTATGCAATGAATGCAATTCCTAAGCAATTCCTTTGCAGTTTGGCCATTTCCAATCGTTTTTCACTCGAAGCTTTGGAAGAACTTTATTCGGGTATGATGCTGGCTTGCAAAAGATATAAGGTTGATTTTGTGGGCGGAGATACAACCACTTCTCTTTCCGGTTTGGTTATTAGTGGAACAGCTTTAGGAATGGTAAATAAGGAAAACCTGGTGAAAAGAAATGGCGCTAAAGTAAACGATCTTATCTGTGTTTCCGGTGATTTGGGGGCCGCATTTGCCGGTTTGCAAATCCTTGAAAGAGAAAAATTAATTTATCTTGAAAATCCGGGAGTGCAGCCTGACCTGGAAGGCAAGGATTACGTTTTGGAACGTCAATTGAAACCGGAAGCTAGAAAGGAAATTATTCAGCTTTTTAATAGTTTAGGCGTTGTACCTACCGCTATGTTGGATATTAGCGATGGACTTTCATCCGAATTATTACACTTGGCCAAAAACTCCAATGTCGGTGTTGCAATTTATGAAGAAAGGTTGCCTATTGATGAGCAAACCTATGAAATTGGCAAAGAACTTAGCATAGACCCTACTACCTGTGCCTTAAATGGTGGCGAAGATTATGAACTCCTTTTTACCATCTCTCAATCCGATTACGATAAAATCAAAGGAAAAGAAGAGATTCATATTATTGGCCATATTACTGAACCTAGTGCTGGTAAAATAATGGTTACCCGCGGAGGTCATGCCATTGATTTGAAAGCCCAAGGCTGGAATGCATTTAAGCCCAATTCCAACTAA
- a CDS encoding glycosyltransferase, whose amino-acid sequence MLVSKSMVGHESRKVLSEFHTCCGEKDIFRPLPSMVDLIALFKHPTKLRILVAPLDWGLGHATRCVPLIKAALQAGHEVVLAADRSPLALLQKEFPGLELIRLKGYEISYPSNGNMIFSMALQLPKLGSRVIAENFRIRSIVKSHNIDWVISDNRYGLFGHAEKSIFITHQLHIKTGFLETIFNAINRWFIQRFDECWVPDWESEPSLAGELSHPTSALNKLRYLGPLSRFSKLERTNESYNLTILISGPEPQRSMFENKVVQQLDSSFGRVALIRGLPLEDSSLVLPENVRCYNHLPDKELNQILVDSDLILSRPGYSTVMDLVTLKKKAIFVPTPGQTEQEYLAQGFHDKKIAPFQTQDQFNLKALQNSVNHYQGF is encoded by the coding sequence ATGCTTGTTTCCAAATCTATGGTTGGCCACGAAAGTAGAAAAGTTTTGTCAGAATTCCATACTTGCTGCGGAGAAAAAGATATTTTCAGACCTTTGCCTTCCATGGTAGACCTAATAGCCCTGTTTAAACATCCCACCAAACTTCGGATTTTGGTTGCTCCTTTGGATTGGGGTTTAGGTCATGCAACCCGCTGTGTGCCACTTATTAAAGCAGCGCTGCAAGCTGGTCATGAGGTTGTTTTGGCTGCCGATCGAAGTCCCTTGGCCTTGCTCCAAAAAGAATTTCCCGGTCTGGAGCTGATTCGCTTAAAAGGTTATGAAATATCCTATCCTTCCAATGGTAATATGATTTTCTCGATGGCTCTGCAACTCCCAAAGTTGGGATCAAGGGTGATAGCGGAAAATTTTAGAATTCGTTCGATTGTGAAAAGCCATAATATTGATTGGGTTATTTCTGATAATCGGTATGGATTGTTTGGGCATGCTGAAAAATCGATTTTCATTACCCATCAACTGCATATAAAAACCGGTTTCTTGGAAACCATTTTCAATGCTATAAACAGGTGGTTCATTCAACGATTTGATGAATGTTGGGTGCCCGATTGGGAATCGGAACCTTCCTTGGCAGGTGAATTGTCACACCCAACATCTGCGCTAAATAAACTGCGTTACCTTGGTCCGCTTTCCAGATTTTCCAAACTCGAAAGAACCAATGAATCATATAATCTGACCATTCTGATTTCCGGCCCGGAACCTCAACGAAGTATGTTTGAAAATAAAGTGGTTCAGCAGTTGGATTCAAGTTTTGGAAGGGTTGCCTTAATTAGGGGCTTGCCGTTGGAAGATTCGTCTTTGGTACTGCCTGAAAATGTTCGTTGTTATAACCATTTACCTGATAAAGAGTTGAATCAGATTTTAGTCGATTCTGACCTGATTCTTTCCCGACCCGGTTACAGTACCGTTATGGATTTAGTTACTTTGAAGAAAAAAGCCATTTTTGTTCCTACTCCAGGTCAAACAGAGCAGGAATATTTAGCACAAGGCTTCCATGATAAAAAAATTGCACCTTTTCAAACTCAAGATCAATTCAATTTGAAAGCCTTACAGAATTCAGTAAATCACTATCAAGGTTTTTAA
- the accB gene encoding acetyl-CoA carboxylase biotin carboxyl carrier protein, translating to MQLKEIQELIKFVSRSGVSEVEIENNGFKIVIKTPTVASVAVPQVVTVAPAPVIAAPIAAPVSAPAVVEPTPAAASPAKAEDTSKYIAVKSPMIGTFYRSSSPEKPPLVSVGDEIKKGDVLCIIEAMKLFNEIESEFSGKIVKVLVDDASPVEYDQALYLIDPA from the coding sequence ATGCAACTCAAAGAAATTCAGGAACTCATTAAGTTTGTTTCAAGAAGTGGAGTAAGTGAAGTGGAGATAGAAAACAATGGGTTCAAGATTGTGATAAAAACCCCAACTGTTGCCTCAGTTGCTGTTCCACAAGTTGTAACAGTTGCCCCTGCACCTGTAATTGCAGCGCCAATTGCTGCTCCAGTTTCAGCTCCTGCAGTTGTGGAGCCAACTCCTGCTGCAGCCAGTCCGGCAAAAGCTGAAGATACTTCCAAATACATTGCAGTAAAATCCCCAATGATTGGAACATTCTACCGTTCTTCCAGCCCTGAAAAACCACCTTTGGTTTCTGTTGGTGACGAAATTAAAAAGGGAGATGTTTTGTGTATTATCGAAGCAATGAAACTTTTTAATGAAATTGAGTCGGAATTCTCCGGTAAAATTGTAAAGGTTCTTGTTGACGACGCCTCTCCGGTTGAGTACGATCAAGCCCTTTATCTAATTGATCCAGCTTAG
- the accC gene encoding acetyl-CoA carboxylase biotin carboxylase subunit, which translates to MFKKILIANRGEIALRIIRTCKEMGIKTVAVYSTADRDSLHVRFADEAVCIGPPKSADSYLNIPNLISAAEITNADAIHPGYGFLSENAKFSAICRKHGIKFIGASPEMIDGMGDKASAKDTMKKAGVPTIPGSDGLLKDIPEAKKIAKKIGYPVILKATAGGGGRGMRVVWEEKDLEKAYDSARQEAGAAFGNDGMYMEKFIEEPRHIEIQIVGDQFGQACHLSERDCSIQRRHQKLVEESPSPFMIPELRDKMGEAAIKAALAVNYEGLGTIEFLVDKHRNFYFMEMNTRIQVEHPVTEEVIDYDLVKEQIMVAAGAKMSGNNYYPNLHAIECRINAEDPFKGFIPSPGKITSFHSPKGQGVRVDTHVYSGYTIPPFYDSMIAKLIVKARTRPEAITKMSRALDEFIVEGIKTTVPFHQRLMKDENFQKGNYTTKFLESFDLSE; encoded by the coding sequence TTGTTTAAGAAAATTCTTATCGCAAATCGCGGAGAAATTGCATTGCGCATTATCCGTACTTGCAAAGAAATGGGAATAAAAACAGTAGCGGTTTATTCTACAGCCGATCGGGATAGCTTGCATGTTCGTTTTGCAGATGAAGCCGTTTGTATAGGTCCACCTAAAAGTGCCGATAGCTATCTTAATATTCCTAACCTGATTTCAGCAGCTGAAATTACCAACGCTGATGCTATTCATCCGGGTTATGGTTTCCTTAGTGAAAATGCTAAATTCTCTGCAATTTGCCGAAAACATGGCATTAAATTTATCGGAGCTTCTCCTGAAATGATTGATGGAATGGGGGATAAAGCCTCTGCAAAGGATACCATGAAAAAAGCAGGTGTTCCAACCATACCGGGCTCTGATGGCTTGCTGAAAGATATCCCGGAAGCCAAAAAAATCGCTAAAAAAATAGGTTACCCCGTTATTTTGAAAGCTACTGCCGGAGGCGGAGGACGAGGGATGCGAGTGGTTTGGGAAGAAAAAGACCTGGAAAAAGCATACGATTCAGCCCGACAAGAAGCTGGTGCGGCATTCGGTAACGATGGAATGTATATGGAGAAGTTTATCGAAGAACCTCGCCACATCGAAATTCAAATTGTTGGAGACCAATTCGGTCAAGCCTGTCACCTCAGCGAAAGGGATTGTTCCATTCAACGTCGCCACCAAAAGCTAGTCGAAGAATCACCCTCGCCATTTATGATTCCCGAACTGAGAGATAAGATGGGAGAAGCTGCCATTAAAGCCGCTTTGGCTGTTAATTATGAAGGTCTCGGTACCATTGAATTTCTTGTTGATAAGCACCGGAATTTCTACTTTATGGAGATGAATACACGAATTCAGGTGGAACATCCGGTTACTGAAGAGGTAATTGATTACGACTTGGTTAAAGAACAAATTATGGTGGCTGCCGGTGCCAAAATGAGCGGTAATAATTATTACCCCAATTTGCATGCTATCGAATGCCGAATCAATGCCGAAGATCCTTTTAAAGGATTTATCCCAAGTCCCGGAAAAATTACAAGTTTTCATTCTCCTAAAGGACAAGGTGTTAGAGTGGATACCCACGTTTACAGCGGTTATACCATTCCTCCTTTTTACGATTCCATGATAGCTAAATTAATTGTTAAGGCTAGAACCAGACCCGAGGCTATTACCAAAATGTCTCGTGCTTTGGATGAGTTTATTGTAGAAGGAATTAAAACAACCGTGCCTTTTCATCAACGTTTGATGAAAGATGAAAACTTCCAAAAAGGTAATTACACCACCAAGTTTTTGGAGAGTTTTGACCTCAGCGAATAA
- a CDS encoding DUF2062 domain-containing protein, translating into MELENLDREFQNRKCCVLIPTYNNAQVLQAVLSDVIQVTNQVLVVNDGSTDATTAILAQFPKIHVLDKKQNQGKGMALRDGFLKACELGYDFAITMDSDGQHYASDLVHFINQLTEHSNALIIGARNMNQNGVPGKSSFGNKFSNFWFKVETGNDLPDTQSGFRLYPIRKLSSFRWITRKYEFEIEVIVRAAWSGINVFCIPIQVYYPPQEERITHFRPFRDFSRISVLNTFLVLIAFLWIKPRDFFLGLIKKKPKQILKDLFADPNESEYVKAFSVGFGLFMGIFPVWGLQLVIGIFLCQLFKLNKALFVLFANISFPINIPFIIWLSHQMGGFLVANPMAFPFTSEIKLDDIPKLGQQYLIGAVALSFLAGILGFFFSFLFMKVGSFSKKA; encoded by the coding sequence ATGGAGTTGGAAAATTTAGACCGGGAATTTCAAAATAGAAAATGCTGTGTTCTGATTCCGACCTATAACAATGCTCAAGTTCTTCAAGCTGTTCTGTCCGACGTAATTCAGGTTACCAATCAAGTGTTGGTGGTAAACGATGGTTCAACCGACGCTACTACGGCTATTCTTGCTCAATTTCCTAAGATTCATGTTCTTGATAAAAAGCAGAACCAAGGAAAAGGAATGGCTCTTCGCGATGGCTTTCTGAAGGCCTGTGAACTGGGTTACGATTTTGCTATTACAATGGATAGTGACGGCCAGCACTATGCCTCGGATTTGGTTCATTTTATTAACCAACTTACAGAACATTCCAATGCCTTGATAATTGGTGCCAGGAACATGAACCAAAATGGAGTTCCGGGAAAAAGTAGTTTTGGAAATAAATTCTCTAACTTCTGGTTTAAGGTTGAAACAGGAAACGATTTGCCCGACACCCAAAGTGGTTTCCGATTGTATCCTATCCGTAAGTTAAGTTCTTTTCGTTGGATTACCAGAAAGTACGAATTTGAAATTGAAGTAATTGTTCGTGCAGCCTGGTCTGGAATTAATGTGTTTTGTATTCCAATTCAGGTGTATTATCCTCCTCAAGAAGAAAGAATTACCCATTTTCGCCCTTTCCGCGATTTTAGTCGAATCAGCGTTTTGAATACCTTTCTGGTGCTTATTGCCTTTTTATGGATTAAACCAAGAGACTTTTTTCTGGGTTTGATTAAAAAAAAGCCTAAGCAAATCTTAAAAGACCTGTTCGCCGATCCAAATGAATCAGAATATGTTAAAGCGTTTTCTGTTGGGTTTGGATTGTTTATGGGTATTTTCCCGGTTTGGGGATTACAATTGGTTATTGGAATTTTCCTATGCCAACTTTTTAAACTCAACAAAGCCTTATTTGTGCTTTTTGCCAATATTAGCTTTCCTATTAATATCCCATTCATAATTTGGTTAAGTCATCAAATGGGTGGATTTCTGGTTGCCAATCCCATGGCTTTCCCCTTTACTTCCGAAATTAAATTGGATGATATTCCAAAATTGGGTCAACAATATTTGATTGGTGCAGTTGCCCTTTCTTTTCTGGCAGGAATACTCGGTTTTTTCTTTTCCTTTCTTTTTATGAAAGTCGGATCCTTTTCCAAAAAGGCCTGA
- the paaJ gene encoding phenylacetate-CoA oxygenase subunit PaaJ: METQTIYSILETVPDPEVPVLSILDLGIVRDVRFENDEVEIDITPTYTGCPAMKAIEDAIVETLAENNFHQVKVKLVYSPAWTTDWMSEEGKRKLQEYGIAPPEKTTPDKSYLMGETKSIACPLCRSVNTEMISQFGSTACKALYRCLDCREPFDYFKCL, translated from the coding sequence ATGGAAACCCAAACCATTTATTCCATTCTGGAAACTGTACCAGACCCTGAGGTTCCGGTTCTGTCAATTTTAGATTTGGGTATAGTAAGGGATGTAAGGTTTGAAAATGACGAGGTTGAAATTGACATTACACCAACCTATACCGGGTGTCCGGCAATGAAAGCTATTGAAGATGCAATAGTTGAAACCCTAGCCGAAAACAATTTTCACCAAGTAAAGGTCAAATTGGTGTATTCGCCTGCCTGGACCACCGATTGGATGAGTGAAGAAGGGAAACGTAAACTACAAGAATACGGCATTGCCCCACCCGAAAAAACTACACCGGATAAATCCTATTTAATGGGTGAAACTAAATCCATTGCATGTCCTTTGTGCCGTTCCGTTAATACCGAAATGATTAGTCAATTTGGATCAACCGCATGTAAGGCCCTTTATCGTTGTTTGGACTGCAGAGAACCATTTGATTATTTTAAGTGCCTATAA
- the paaC gene encoding phenylacetate-CoA oxygenase subunit PaaC, translating to MDTKQKALFEYVLWLGDSALILGQRLGEWCGHGPYLEEDIAITNISLDLIGQARAFLTYAGELEGQGKDEDKLAFFRGEREYRNSLLVEQPNGDFGQTIVRQYFYSLFAKFLFEKLSNSSDEMIAGIAAKSLKETNYHVRHSKEWLIRLGDGTDESHTRMQNAIQELWYLTGDLFENLPDDTLLFDQGIAFDLQLIKPEWEKQVRMDIMEATLNLPEGQFMLSGGRQGRHTEFLGHILAEMQTLPRSIPDGNW from the coding sequence ATGGATACAAAACAAAAAGCCTTGTTCGAATATGTGCTTTGGCTAGGCGATTCGGCCTTAATATTGGGTCAACGACTGGGAGAATGGTGTGGACATGGCCCTTACCTGGAAGAAGATATAGCAATAACTAATATTTCCCTCGATTTGATAGGACAAGCCCGGGCATTTTTAACCTATGCCGGAGAACTGGAAGGGCAGGGAAAGGATGAAGATAAATTGGCCTTTTTCAGAGGGGAGCGTGAATACCGGAATAGTTTGTTAGTAGAACAGCCCAATGGCGATTTTGGACAAACCATTGTCAGGCAGTATTTTTACAGTCTGTTTGCTAAATTCCTGTTTGAAAAACTGTCCAATTCAAGCGATGAAATGATTGCGGGAATTGCAGCAAAATCTTTGAAAGAAACGAATTACCATGTAAGACATTCCAAAGAATGGTTGATTCGCCTAGGTGACGGAACCGACGAAAGTCATACCCGAATGCAAAATGCCATTCAAGAATTATGGTATTTAACAGGTGATTTATTTGAAAATTTGCCCGACGATACTCTACTATTTGATCAAGGAATCGCATTCGACCTGCAACTGATTAAACCGGAATGGGAAAAACAAGTTAGAATGGATATAATGGAAGCCACCCTTAATTTACCGGAAGGACAATTTATGCTATCCGGCGGAAGGCAAGGCCGACATACCGAATTTTTAGGGCATATTCTTGCAGAAATGCAGACATTGCCTCGCTCCATACCTGATGGAAACTGGTAA
- the paaB gene encoding 1,2-phenylacetyl-CoA epoxidase subunit B produces MSNEKPMRLFEVFIQPKPGQHHEHVGSVHAPDAELALQNARDVYTRRLEGRSIWVVPSEQITANSPAEEDYFFDPSNDKIYRTPMFYNTGSVKF; encoded by the coding sequence ATGTCGAACGAAAAACCAATGCGACTTTTCGAAGTATTTATTCAACCCAAACCCGGCCAGCACCACGAACATGTTGGTAGTGTGCATGCTCCGGATGCTGAATTAGCCTTACAAAATGCACGGGATGTGTATACCCGCCGTTTAGAAGGCCGAAGCATTTGGGTGGTGCCTTCTGAACAAATAACAGCCAATAGCCCGGCAGAGGAAGATTATTTCTTTGATCCTTCCAATGACAAAATTTATCGCACTCCCATGTTTTACAATACCGGCTCGGTGAAATTTTAA
- the paaA gene encoding 1,2-phenylacetyl-CoA epoxidase subunit A → MEKTIEELEKAFNEKLEKGIKIEPKDWMPERYKKQLLRMMSQHAHSEVVGMLPEGNWITRAPSLKRKAVLLAKVQDEGGHGLYIYCGAETLGMDRSEMVDQLLAGKAKYSSIFNYPTLTWADIGAIGWLVDGAAIVNQTLLAKCSYGPYSRAMIRICKEENFHHRQGYEIMATLMKGTPEQQQMAQDAMNRWWWPSLMMFGPPDGNSPNSEELLRWKVKLMTNDELRQRFIDRTVPQAEAIGLVIPDKDLKYNAETKHYEHGQPNWDEFFQVINGNGICNKQRLKARVDAHENGRWVREAAQAYAEKRSLKMAV, encoded by the coding sequence ATGGAAAAAACCATCGAAGAATTGGAAAAAGCCTTCAATGAAAAATTAGAGAAGGGAATAAAAATTGAGCCAAAAGACTGGATGCCAGAACGTTACAAAAAACAACTTCTACGCATGATGAGTCAACACGCGCATAGCGAAGTGGTAGGAATGCTTCCGGAAGGAAACTGGATTACCCGGGCTCCCAGTTTGAAAAGAAAGGCGGTTTTGCTAGCTAAAGTTCAAGATGAAGGCGGTCACGGACTCTATATTTACTGTGGTGCAGAAACCTTGGGTATGGATAGAAGCGAAATGGTAGACCAATTGCTTGCAGGAAAGGCGAAATACTCTTCCATTTTTAATTATCCAACCCTAACTTGGGCCGATATTGGAGCAATTGGCTGGCTGGTAGATGGTGCGGCAATAGTAAATCAAACTTTGTTGGCAAAATGCTCATACGGACCTTATTCAAGGGCTATGATTCGCATATGTAAAGAAGAAAATTTCCACCACAGGCAAGGCTATGAAATAATGGCAACCCTGATGAAAGGCACTCCGGAGCAACAGCAAATGGCTCAAGACGCCATGAATCGTTGGTGGTGGCCATCGCTCATGATGTTTGGTCCACCCGATGGAAATTCGCCAAACAGTGAAGAATTGTTGCGCTGGAAAGTAAAATTGATGACCAATGATGAATTGCGTCAACGGTTTATAGACAGAACGGTTCCTCAAGCCGAAGCCATAGGTTTGGTAATACCTGACAAAGATTTGAAATACAATGCAGAAACCAAACATTATGAACACGGACAACCCAATTGGGATGAATTTTTCCAGGTGATTAATGGAAACGGAATTTGCAACAAGCAACGTTTGAAAGCTCGTGTTGACGCGCATGAAAACGGACGCTGGGTACGAGAAGCAGCTCAAGCCTATGCCGAAAAAAGAAGTTTAAAAATGGCTGTTTAG